The nucleotide window AACCTATGACCAACGAGTATGCTGTCAGCAGACATAATTTTAATAAGATTGGTATATAGACTGCAGATTGTTCCAGGAGTCTAGCCAGTTTCATTCCAGCGTTCACGGACGGTATAGAGGCTCTCTCACGCAATTTTGAATGATGAACTTTTACTGTGGCACGCACACGCCACCGCCCCCTTCACAGCTTTATCGTCCCACCATACTTACATCTTTGATGACCCTCTCAGTGGTGCTAACGACTTCACCGTTCTCAAGCTGGTGCTGGGTGAAGTCTATCTCCGGGATGACAAGGTTTGAGCGGTTGTTGATGGCCGCAATGACATTAGCTGTCTGTGTGGCTGGGGAAGCCATGGCGGAAGTTGGCTGACTAGTGGTGGGAGCGGGCGGTGGTGAAAACGCAGCGGTCCGGACGATTGAATCAGATGGGCGGGCAAGGGctggaaggaagaggtcgTCCAATCAACTGGTAgggatgaggaaggaagaaaacgTAACGAGAAGCTGAGTGCACGCAGAGGATGGAGGATATCCATATTGTATCATCGTCTACTGCTACTGCCTCCACCGTGCCCGACGCCGCGCCACCCCACTTATCCCCGACATTCCCCGTCTATGACTTGTGGACCAATTCACAACATATCCATACTCGTTTTGCTGCATCAACATACGAGATCTGCACACCACAATGCCGACTGTAGAAGACTACTTCGACGACGACACCGACCTTCCCCTGCCCTCTTCCTCTAGATCCGTTCTTCCCAACACAGGCACCCGCGGAGCCCTTCTCGAAGAGATTACTTCCGATGATGAGGGAGACATGGACTTTAGCAAGCTCGCAGAGCAGGGACGGGGAATATTCGGAGAGAATTCCAAGGCGCCAGAACCTTCAGCTCCAAGCTTTAGTGCGAGCGATAAGGGAAAGCTCGCGGTCAGAGATGGGGACCAAGATGTAGCGAGCGGAGGGCCGGCAATCAATCCTAATATGCCGATGGGAGGATTTATGGGTGATATGATGAAGCTTCAGGCcgcagaagaagagagacTGGAGAGATTGAGAGGCAAGTTTGGGAATGTGAACGTTGCAGCCGACCCCAGTGTTTACAAGGAGTAAGTCGTGCCGTAACCGATTATCTGCAGGGCAAGAGCTCATGGTGGCAGCTGGAATGTCGTCTATCCGTTATACTTTGATGCCAAGGTCTCAATCAACTCTGGCCGACGCGTTCCCAGAACATCAGCTGTTTGGTGGCCGATAGCGACTCAGATTGTCGAAGCTTGTAAATCCTTT belongs to Cryptococcus gattii WM276 chromosome I, complete sequence and includes:
- a CDS encoding signal recognition particle protein, putative (Similar to TIGR gene model, INSD accession AAW46002.1) produces the protein MPTVEDYFDDDTDLPLPSSSRSVLPNTGTRGALLEEITSDDEGDMDFSKLAEQGRGIFGENSKAPEPSAPSFSASDKGKLAVRDGDQDVASGGPAINPNMPMGGFMGDMMKLQAAEEERLERLRGKFGNVNVAADPSVYKDWNVVYPLYFDAKVSINSGRRVPRTSAVWWPIATQIVEACKSFGLPSVLEPDRCHPADWGNPGRVKVQLVKDGRFINPIIKNRTQLYKHISDQICQQNPSLVFDAAATASRRPQPFSFASTGKPTKKSKARAKLPSKAPRPIVKLPTRPPLPPVPVPNLDDRLPFNSPLIPMGVIIAAIKREKAEEKEKKKIGGGGEGAGEAKVPKMKKIVVRGKR